In a single window of the Bacillus mycoides genome:
- the sucC gene encoding ADP-forming succinate--CoA ligase subunit beta, producing the protein MNIHEYQGKAVLRSYGVSVPNGKVAFTVEEAVEAAKELGTEVCVVKAQIHAGGRGKAGGVKVAKNLEEVRTYAESILGTTLVTHQTGPEGKEVKRLLIEEGCDIKKEYYVGLVLDRATSQVVLMASEEGGTEIEEVAEKTPEKIFKEYIDPAVGLQGFQARRIAFNINIPKELVGQAVKFMMGLYSAFIEKDCSIAEINPLVTTGDGKVMALDAKLNFDSNALYRNKDILELRDLEEEDSKEIEASKYDLNYIPLDGNIGCMVNGAGLAMATMDIIKHYHGDPANFLDVGGGATAEKVTEAFKIILSDKNVKGIFVNIFGGIMKCDVIAEGVIEATKQVGLELPLVVRLEGTNVELGKKILNESGLNIVAAESMADGAQKIVSLVG; encoded by the coding sequence ATGAATATCCATGAGTACCAAGGTAAGGCAGTCCTTAGAAGCTATGGGGTTAGCGTTCCGAACGGGAAGGTTGCATTTACAGTAGAAGAAGCTGTAGAAGCAGCGAAAGAATTAGGAACGGAAGTATGTGTAGTTAAAGCGCAAATTCACGCTGGTGGACGCGGCAAAGCTGGCGGTGTAAAAGTTGCGAAAAATTTAGAAGAAGTTCGTACATATGCAGAAAGCATTTTAGGAACTACACTTGTGACGCATCAAACAGGTCCTGAAGGTAAGGAAGTAAAACGCTTACTTATCGAAGAAGGTTGCGATATTAAAAAAGAATATTATGTAGGTCTTGTATTAGATCGTGCAACTTCTCAAGTTGTTTTAATGGCATCTGAAGAAGGTGGAACAGAAATTGAAGAAGTAGCAGAAAAAACGCCTGAAAAAATCTTTAAAGAATATATTGATCCAGCAGTAGGTTTACAAGGTTTCCAAGCGCGTAGAATCGCGTTTAACATCAATATTCCAAAAGAACTTGTAGGACAAGCTGTGAAGTTTATGATGGGCTTATACAGTGCGTTTATCGAAAAAGATTGCTCTATCGCTGAGATTAATCCACTTGTTACAACAGGTGACGGTAAAGTTATGGCGTTAGATGCAAAATTAAACTTTGATTCTAATGCGTTATATCGCAATAAAGATATTTTAGAACTTCGTGATCTTGAAGAAGAAGATTCAAAAGAAATTGAAGCTTCTAAATATGACTTAAACTACATTCCTTTAGATGGAAATATCGGTTGTATGGTTAATGGTGCAGGTTTAGCAATGGCTACAATGGATATCATTAAACATTACCATGGTGACCCAGCTAACTTCTTAGATGTTGGTGGCGGCGCAACAGCTGAAAAAGTTACAGAAGCATTCAAAATTATCCTTTCTGACAAAAATGTAAAAGGTATCTTCGTTAACATTTTTGGTGGCATTATGAAGTGTGATGTTATCGCAGAAGGTGTTATTGAAGCGACGAAGCAGGTAGGTCTTGAGTTGCCTTTAGTTGTACGTCTTGAAGGTACAAACGTAGAGCTAGGAAAGAAAATTTTAAATGAGTCTGGTTTAAATATTGTTGCAGCAGAATCTATGGCAGACGGTGCACAAAAAATTGTTTCACTAGTGGGCTAA
- the dprA gene encoding DNA-processing protein DprA — translation MKRERLLHLHYMLADHWKAMERLLYVDPELKGIYTFSPEQFEYYAGISSEKSLELVNFLQISNLQQYVSQLEKKRIFYITIWDKDYPQLLREIQDPPFVLYGKGERDFLNKVNKLAIVGTREPSLYGKESMKFILQPLLEKEWLIVSGFARGIDTIAHEVTVRQHCPTIAILGHGLSYMYPKENRGLYDTWKDYILLLTEYPPHYVPKKWYFPKRNRIISGISKGVLVVEAKITADLALEQNREVFALPGPIFIESAAGTNHLI, via the coding sequence ATGAAAAGAGAACGTTTATTGCACCTTCATTACATGTTGGCGGATCATTGGAAGGCGATGGAGAGACTACTATATGTTGATCCAGAACTGAAGGGAATATACACTTTTAGTCCGGAACAATTTGAATATTACGCTGGAATATCCTCGGAAAAATCTTTAGAACTAGTAAATTTTCTTCAAATTTCAAATCTCCAACAATATGTATCCCAGTTAGAAAAAAAGAGAATATTTTATATAACAATATGGGATAAGGACTATCCACAATTACTGCGAGAAATACAAGATCCCCCTTTTGTTTTATACGGAAAAGGAGAAAGAGATTTTCTAAATAAAGTAAATAAATTAGCGATTGTTGGAACGAGAGAACCGTCTTTATATGGAAAGGAGAGTATGAAGTTTATTTTACAACCTTTACTTGAAAAAGAATGGCTTATTGTTAGTGGTTTTGCAAGAGGGATAGATACAATTGCTCATGAAGTTACAGTAAGGCAGCATTGCCCGACCATTGCAATATTAGGACACGGATTATCTTATATGTATCCAAAGGAGAATAGAGGTTTGTATGACACGTGGAAAGATTATATATTGTTATTGACAGAGTATCCGCCTCATTATGTGCCGAAAAAATGGTATTTCCCAAAAAGAAATCGAATTATTAGCGGTATAAGTAAAGGTGTTTTAGTTGTAGAAGCAAAAATTACTGCAGACCTTGCGCTAGAACAAAATAGAGAGGTGTTTGCGCTTCCTGGACCTATATTTATAGAGAGTGCAGCGGGAACGAATCATCTAATTTAA
- the rpsP gene encoding 30S ribosomal protein S16, translating to MAVKIRLKRMGAKKTPFYRVVVADSRSPRDGRFIEEIGTYNPVAQPAEVKINEEAALKWLGNGAKPSDTVRNLFSNQGIMEKFHLSKLGK from the coding sequence ATGGCAGTTAAAATTCGTTTAAAACGTATGGGAGCTAAAAAAACTCCTTTCTATCGTGTAGTTGTTGCAGATTCTCGTTCTCCTCGTGACGGACGTTTCATTGAGGAAATCGGTACTTACAATCCGGTTGCTCAACCAGCGGAAGTTAAGATCAACGAAGAAGCAGCATTAAAATGGTTAGGAAATGGTGCTAAACCATCTGATACAGTTCGTAACCTTTTCTCTAACCAAGGTATCATGGAGAAATTCCACTTATCTAAACTAGGTAAGTAA
- the lepB gene encoding signal peptidase I, with translation MKKEKSSLWEWIKAILIAVVLAGVIRQFFFAPILVDGVSMSPTLHDRDRMIVNKIGYHIGDPKRFDIIVFRATEEKDYIKRIIGLPGDEIEYRNDKLYVNGKPYEEPYLDKQKKQLADGPLTYDFTLEEMTGKKTVPEGQLFVLGDNRRFSKDSRSIGTISMDQVIGKANMLYWPLKDARIVK, from the coding sequence ATGAAGAAAGAGAAGAGCTCACTTTGGGAATGGATCAAAGCAATTTTGATTGCTGTTGTATTAGCGGGCGTAATTAGACAGTTTTTCTTTGCCCCAATTCTCGTAGACGGTGTATCGATGTCGCCGACTTTACATGACCGTGATCGAATGATTGTTAATAAAATTGGCTATCACATAGGTGATCCCAAACGCTTTGATATTATTGTATTCCGAGCGACGGAAGAAAAAGATTATATTAAGCGTATTATTGGCCTGCCAGGCGACGAAATCGAATACCGTAATGATAAACTATATGTTAACGGGAAACCTTATGAGGAGCCGTATTTAGATAAGCAGAAAAAACAACTTGCTGACGGACCGCTTACATATGATTTTACTCTTGAAGAAATGACAGGAAAGAAAACTGTTCCAGAAGGTCAATTATTTGTTTTAGGCGATAATCGTCGTTTTAGTAAAGATAGCCGTTCGATTGGTACAATTTCAATGGACCAAGTGATTGGTAAAGCAAATATGCTATATTGGCCGTTAAAAGATGCACGTATTGTGAAATAA
- the rimM gene encoding ribosome maturation factor RimM (Essential for efficient processing of 16S rRNA), translating to MTKWFNVGKIVNTHGVKGEIRVISRTDFPEERYKVGNTLYIWDEKGTDYLTVKVTSHRQHKTFDLLTLEGYNNVDEVEKLKGSLIKVPEEQLGELAEGEYYYHEIIGCNVVTEEGEALGTIKEILSPGANDVWVIKRPKGQDLLIPYIDDVVLQVNIENKLVTIHVMEGLL from the coding sequence ATGACAAAATGGTTTAATGTAGGGAAAATTGTAAATACTCATGGCGTAAAAGGAGAAATTCGTGTTATTTCTCGTACTGATTTTCCAGAAGAGCGATATAAAGTAGGGAACACGTTATACATATGGGATGAGAAAGGTACAGACTATCTTACAGTGAAGGTAACTTCTCATCGTCAACATAAGACATTTGATTTATTAACACTTGAAGGATACAACAATGTAGATGAAGTAGAGAAGTTAAAAGGTTCTTTAATAAAAGTACCAGAAGAGCAGTTAGGCGAACTAGCTGAAGGTGAATACTACTACCATGAAATTATTGGTTGCAACGTTGTAACGGAAGAAGGAGAAGCGTTAGGGACAATCAAAGAGATTCTATCTCCTGGTGCGAATGACGTTTGGGTGATTAAACGTCCAAAGGGTCAAGATTTGTTAATTCCTTATATTGATGACGTTGTACTTCAAGTTAACATTGAAAATAAATTAGTAACCATTCATGTAATGGAAGGGCTACTATAA
- a CDS encoding ribonuclease HII, with product MQKMTIHEAECLLQEIMNEEDERFQMLVKDERKGVQKLILKWYKQKELAQKEREKFLEMSKYENELREKGLTYIAGIDEVGRGPLAGPVVTAAVVLPEDFYIPGLNDSKKLSEAKRERFYDEIKEHAIAIGVGIISPQVIDEINIYQATKQAMLDAVANLSCTPEYLLIDAMKLPTSIPQTSIIKGDAKSVSISAASIIAKVTRDRMMKELGGKYPAYGFEQHMGYGTKQHLEAIEVHGVLEEHRKSFAPIKDMIQK from the coding sequence ATGCAAAAAATGACTATTCATGAAGCGGAATGTTTGCTGCAAGAAATTATGAATGAAGAAGACGAGCGTTTTCAAATGTTAGTGAAAGATGAGCGAAAAGGTGTTCAAAAACTAATTTTGAAGTGGTATAAACAAAAAGAGTTAGCGCAAAAAGAAAGAGAAAAATTTCTAGAAATGTCAAAGTACGAAAATGAGTTACGTGAAAAAGGGCTCACATACATTGCTGGTATTGATGAAGTGGGGCGTGGGCCGTTAGCAGGACCGGTTGTGACGGCGGCTGTCGTCCTTCCGGAAGATTTTTATATTCCAGGATTAAATGACTCGAAAAAATTAAGTGAAGCGAAACGTGAGCGTTTTTATGATGAAATTAAAGAGCATGCAATTGCGATTGGAGTTGGAATTATATCACCACAAGTTATTGATGAAATAAATATTTATCAAGCGACGAAGCAAGCGATGTTAGATGCCGTTGCTAATTTATCATGTACACCAGAATATTTATTAATCGATGCGATGAAGCTTCCTACATCAATTCCGCAAACATCAATCATTAAAGGTGATGCGAAAAGTGTCTCTATTTCAGCTGCATCTATTATTGCGAAAGTGACGAGAGACCGCATGATGAAAGAGTTAGGAGGAAAGTATCCTGCATATGGATTCGAACAACATATGGGATATGGGACGAAACAGCATTTAGAAGCGATTGAAGTACATGGAGTATTAGAGGAACATCGAAAATCATTCGCGCCAATTAAAGATATGATTCAAAAATAA
- the topA gene encoding type I DNA topoisomerase: protein MSDYLVIVESPSKAKTIEKYLGKKYKVVASMGHVRDLPKSQMGIEVKNNFTPKYITIRGKGPVLKDLKSAAKKAKKVYLAADPDREGEAIAWHLANTLNVDVESDCRVVFNEITKDAIKESFKYPRAINMDLVDAQQARRILDRLVGYNISPLLWKKVKKGLSAGRVQSVAVRLIIEREKEIQSFEPEEFWTIKTEFVKGKDTFEASFYGVDGEKVQLTNEAQVNEIIEKMKDNAFSVENVTRKERKRNPALPFTTSSLQQEAARKLNMRAKKTMMLAQQLYEGIDLGKQGTVGLITYMRTDSTRISETAQTEARDYITEAFGAEYIGTEKRKETKKSKAQDAHEAIRPTSVMRKPEELKSFLSRDQLRLYKLIWERFVASQMASAIMDTVTAKLINNNVQFRASGSVVKFPGFMKVYVESKDDGAEEKDKMLPPLEVGETVFSKDIEPKQHYTQPPPRYTEARLVRTLEELGIGRPSTYVPTLETIQKRGYVALDNKRFVPTELGGIVIELILEFFPEIINIEFTANMEQSLDEVEEGNANWVKIVDDFYVGFEPRLEKAEKEMREVEIKDEPAGEDCELCSHPMVFKMGKYGKFMACSNFPECRNTKPIVKEIGVTCPKCDKGQIIERRSNKKKRLFYGCGTYPECDFVSWDKPIGRKCPKCEGMLVEKKLKKGVQVQCISCDYEEEQQM from the coding sequence ATGTCAGATTACCTCGTAATCGTGGAGTCGCCTTCTAAGGCGAAGACCATTGAAAAATATTTAGGGAAAAAATACAAAGTCGTCGCGTCCATGGGACATGTCCGCGATTTACCTAAAAGCCAAATGGGGATAGAAGTAAAGAATAACTTCACCCCGAAGTATATTACCATTCGTGGTAAGGGTCCCGTTTTAAAAGATTTAAAATCAGCGGCAAAAAAAGCAAAGAAAGTCTATCTCGCGGCCGATCCGGATCGTGAAGGAGAAGCAATTGCTTGGCATTTAGCAAATACGTTAAATGTGGACGTGGAATCAGATTGCCGAGTTGTATTTAATGAGATTACAAAAGATGCAATAAAAGAATCATTTAAATATCCTCGTGCAATTAATATGGATTTAGTAGATGCACAACAGGCAAGACGTATACTCGATCGTCTTGTTGGTTACAATATTAGTCCTTTATTATGGAAGAAAGTAAAAAAAGGATTAAGTGCAGGACGCGTACAATCTGTAGCAGTTCGTTTAATCATCGAACGTGAAAAAGAAATTCAAAGTTTTGAACCTGAAGAATTCTGGACAATTAAAACAGAATTTGTGAAAGGGAAAGACACATTTGAAGCAAGCTTTTACGGTGTAGATGGTGAAAAAGTTCAATTAACGAACGAAGCACAAGTGAACGAAATAATCGAAAAGATGAAAGACAATGCGTTTTCGGTTGAAAATGTAACGCGAAAAGAGCGAAAGCGTAACCCTGCATTACCGTTTACAACATCTTCCTTGCAACAAGAGGCAGCGCGTAAGTTAAATATGCGAGCAAAGAAAACAATGATGCTTGCACAGCAGCTGTATGAAGGGATAGATCTTGGAAAACAAGGGACTGTAGGTCTTATTACGTATATGAGAACTGATTCAACACGTATCTCAGAAACAGCTCAAACAGAGGCTCGTGATTACATTACTGAGGCGTTTGGTGCGGAATACATAGGAACAGAGAAGAGGAAAGAAACGAAAAAGTCGAAAGCACAAGATGCGCATGAGGCGATTCGTCCTACTTCGGTAATGAGAAAGCCAGAGGAACTAAAAAGTTTCTTAAGTCGTGATCAACTCCGTTTGTATAAACTGATTTGGGAGCGATTTGTTGCAAGTCAAATGGCATCTGCTATAATGGATACTGTTACAGCGAAACTCATTAATAACAATGTTCAGTTCCGTGCAAGTGGATCAGTTGTAAAGTTCCCAGGATTTATGAAAGTGTACGTAGAGTCGAAAGATGATGGTGCGGAAGAAAAGGATAAGATGTTGCCACCGTTAGAAGTAGGTGAAACTGTATTTTCAAAAGATATAGAACCAAAGCAACATTACACACAGCCTCCGCCGCGTTATACAGAGGCTCGTCTAGTAAGAACACTTGAAGAGCTTGGAATTGGGAGACCGTCTACTTATGTACCGACACTTGAAACAATCCAAAAACGAGGATACGTTGCTTTAGATAATAAACGCTTCGTTCCGACTGAGCTTGGTGGAATAGTAATCGAACTTATTTTAGAGTTTTTCCCAGAAATTATTAACATTGAATTTACTGCCAATATGGAGCAAAGCCTTGATGAAGTAGAAGAAGGAAATGCAAATTGGGTGAAAATTGTTGATGATTTCTACGTAGGATTTGAACCGCGCTTAGAAAAAGCGGAAAAAGAAATGCGTGAAGTGGAAATTAAAGATGAACCAGCTGGGGAAGACTGTGAATTATGTAGTCACCCGATGGTCTTTAAAATGGGTAAATATGGGAAGTTTATGGCTTGTTCAAATTTCCCGGAATGTCGTAATACAAAACCGATTGTAAAAGAAATCGGTGTTACTTGTCCGAAGTGTGATAAAGGGCAAATTATTGAACGCCGTAGTAATAAAAAGAAACGCCTTTTCTACGGATGCGGTACGTATCCAGAATGTGACTTTGTATCTTGGGATAAGCCGATTGGTCGTAAATGTCCGAAGTGTGAAGGTATGCTCGTAGAGAAAAAGTTAAAAAAAGGCGTGCAAGTACAATGTATTTCGTGTGATTATGAAGAAGAACAACAAATGTGA
- the sucD gene encoding succinate--CoA ligase subunit alpha has protein sequence MSVLVNKDTKVIVQGITGSQGLFHTKQMIEYGTKIVGGVTPGKGGTDIEGVPVFDTVEDAVKATGANASVVYVPPAFAADAIMEAVDAKVDLVVCITEGIPVLDMVNVKRYMAGKHTRLLGPNCPGVITPDECKIGIMPGYIHKKGHVGIVSRSGTLTYEAVHQLTQEGIGQSTAVGIGGDPVNGTDFIDALKAFNEDEETHAVIMIGEIGGTAEEEAAEWVQANMTKPVVGFIGGQTAPEGKRMGHAGAIISGGKGTAAEKIKTMEACGIKVAETPAVMGETLISVLKEKGLFETCKNY, from the coding sequence ATGAGCGTATTAGTTAATAAAGATACAAAAGTTATTGTTCAAGGTATTACAGGTTCTCAAGGGTTATTCCATACAAAGCAAATGATTGAATACGGTACGAAAATTGTAGGTGGTGTAACACCAGGTAAAGGTGGCACTGATATTGAAGGCGTACCAGTATTTGATACAGTAGAAGATGCTGTGAAAGCAACAGGCGCAAACGCTTCAGTTGTATACGTTCCACCCGCTTTTGCGGCTGATGCAATTATGGAAGCTGTTGATGCAAAGGTTGATTTAGTAGTATGTATTACTGAAGGAATCCCTGTATTAGATATGGTAAACGTAAAGAGATATATGGCGGGTAAACATACACGTTTACTTGGACCAAACTGCCCTGGTGTCATTACACCTGACGAATGTAAAATTGGTATTATGCCAGGATATATTCACAAAAAAGGTCATGTTGGTATCGTATCTCGCTCTGGTACATTAACGTATGAAGCTGTACATCAGTTAACGCAAGAAGGTATTGGCCAATCTACTGCTGTAGGTATCGGGGGAGACCCTGTTAACGGTACGGACTTTATTGATGCGTTAAAAGCATTTAATGAAGATGAAGAAACGCATGCTGTAATTATGATTGGTGAAATCGGCGGTACGGCAGAAGAAGAAGCAGCAGAATGGGTACAAGCTAATATGACAAAACCAGTTGTAGGCTTCATTGGTGGTCAAACAGCGCCTGAAGGCAAACGTATGGGTCATGCTGGGGCGATCATTTCTGGCGGCAAAGGAACTGCTGCTGAAAAGATTAAAACAATGGAAGCTTGTGGTATTAAAGTAGCGGAAACACCAGCTGTTATGGGTGAAACATTAATCTCTGTTTTAAAAGAAAAGGGATTATTTGAGACTTGTAAAAACTACTAA
- the rplS gene encoding 50S ribosomal protein L19, translating into MQQLITEITKGQLKTDLPSFRPGDTLRVHVKVVEGTRERIQLFEGVVIKRRGGGISETFTVRKISYGVGVERTFPIHTPRIANIEVLRRGKVRRAKLYYLRNLRGKKARIKEIR; encoded by the coding sequence ATGCAACAATTAATCACAGAAATCACAAAAGGCCAATTGAAAACTGACCTTCCTTCATTCCGTCCTGGAGACACTTTACGTGTACACGTAAAAGTAGTTGAGGGAACTCGTGAAAGAATTCAGCTTTTCGAAGGTGTTGTAATTAAACGTCGTGGTGGCGGAATCAGTGAAACATTCACAGTTCGTAAGATTTCTTACGGTGTAGGTGTTGAGCGTACATTCCCAATTCACACGCCAAGAATCGCGAACATCGAAGTACTTCGCCGTGGTAAAGTACGTCGTGCTAAGTTATACTACTTACGTAACCTTCGCGGTAAAAAAGCACGTATTAAAGAAATTCGATAA
- the ylqF gene encoding ribosome biogenesis GTPase YlqF, whose product MVIQWFPGHMAKARRQVTEKLKLIDVVIELVDARLPLSSRNPMIDEIITHKPRLVVLNKADMADDRLTKQWIAYFDERGQKAISINAQAGQGMKEIAAACKVLVKEKFDKMVAKGIRPRAIRALIVGIPNVGKSTLINKLAKKNIAKTGDRPGVTTAQQWIKVGKEMELLDTPGILWPKFEDELVGLRLATTGAIKDSILNLQDVAIYALRFMEKHYPERLKERYNLNDIPEEIVELFDAIGKNRGCLMGGGMIDYDKTSELILRELRGGRFGKMTFETPEEFAEQVEDAEKVEEV is encoded by the coding sequence ATGGTAATTCAATGGTTCCCAGGACATATGGCAAAGGCTAGACGCCAAGTAACAGAAAAATTAAAGTTAATTGATGTTGTAATTGAGCTTGTAGATGCTCGATTACCTTTATCTTCTCGTAATCCAATGATTGATGAAATTATTACACATAAACCAAGGCTTGTTGTTTTAAATAAAGCGGATATGGCGGATGATCGTCTTACAAAGCAGTGGATTGCATATTTTGATGAAAGAGGTCAAAAGGCAATTTCAATTAATGCGCAAGCTGGACAAGGTATGAAAGAAATTGCAGCAGCTTGTAAAGTTCTTGTCAAAGAAAAATTCGATAAAATGGTTGCTAAAGGCATTAGACCAAGAGCAATTCGTGCTTTAATTGTAGGTATTCCAAACGTTGGTAAATCTACACTAATTAATAAATTAGCGAAGAAGAATATAGCAAAAACAGGAGATCGTCCTGGTGTGACAACGGCCCAGCAGTGGATTAAAGTTGGGAAAGAAATGGAATTATTAGATACACCAGGTATTTTGTGGCCTAAATTTGAAGATGAATTAGTTGGTCTTCGTTTAGCGACGACTGGTGCAATTAAAGATTCTATATTAAATCTACAGGATGTAGCTATTTATGCGTTACGTTTTATGGAAAAACATTATCCAGAACGTTTAAAAGAGAGATATAATTTAAATGACATTCCAGAAGAAATTGTGGAGTTATTTGATGCAATTGGAAAAAATAGAGGTTGCTTAATGGGCGGCGGAATGATTGATTATGATAAAACATCTGAGCTTATACTTCGTGAGCTTCGTGGTGGAAGATTTGGAAAAATGACGTTTGAAACACCAGAAGAGTTTGCAGAGCAGGTAGAAGATGCGGAAAAAGTAGAAGAAGTATAA
- the trmD gene encoding tRNA (guanosine(37)-N1)-methyltransferase TrmD: MKIDILTLFPDMFTGVFGSSILKKAQEKEAVELRVVNFREYTTSKHNSVDDYPYGGGAGMVLTPQPIFDAVEELTKETDRKPRIVLMCPQGERFTQKKAEELAGEEHVIFVCGHYEGYDERIREHLVTDEISIGDYVLTGGELASMVVTDSVVRLLPGVLGNQTSQVEDSFSTGLLEHPHYTRPADFRGMKVPDVLMSGNHKNIDEWRHKESLRRTYTRRPDLLEERELSKQEEKWLEQIKEDR, translated from the coding sequence ATGAAAATTGACATTTTAACATTGTTTCCAGATATGTTTACGGGTGTATTTGGTTCTTCAATTTTAAAGAAAGCACAAGAAAAAGAAGCGGTAGAGCTTCGTGTTGTCAATTTTCGTGAGTATACAACTAGTAAGCATAATAGTGTAGATGATTATCCGTATGGTGGGGGCGCTGGTATGGTATTAACCCCACAGCCTATCTTTGACGCAGTAGAAGAGTTAACGAAGGAAACAGACCGTAAGCCGAGAATCGTCTTAATGTGTCCACAAGGAGAGCGTTTCACGCAGAAGAAGGCAGAAGAACTTGCTGGAGAAGAGCATGTTATTTTTGTATGTGGCCATTATGAAGGATACGATGAACGAATTCGTGAGCATCTTGTAACAGATGAGATTTCTATTGGGGATTACGTATTAACGGGTGGAGAATTGGCTTCTATGGTAGTCACTGACAGTGTTGTACGTCTTTTGCCAGGAGTGCTTGGGAATCAAACGTCACAAGTGGAAGACTCTTTTAGCACAGGTTTGTTAGAACACCCACATTATACACGTCCTGCTGATTTTCGTGGTATGAAGGTACCGGATGTACTAATGTCAGGAAATCATAAAAACATTGATGAATGGCGCCATAAAGAGTCACTACGTCGTACGTACACACGTAGACCGGATTTACTGGAAGAACGAGAATTATCTAAGCAAGAAGAGAAATGGCTGGAACAGATTAAAGAAGACCGATAA
- a CDS encoding KH domain-containing protein, with the protein MKMLVETIVKPLVDHPGDVKVTQELCNGEIKYRLTVHPEDVGKVIGKQGKVAKAIRMLLYSVGHHNDENVTLEIQ; encoded by the coding sequence ATGAAAATGTTAGTCGAGACAATTGTTAAACCTCTTGTGGATCATCCTGGAGATGTAAAAGTTACACAGGAACTTTGCAACGGAGAAATAAAGTATCGATTAACTGTACATCCTGAGGATGTTGGAAAAGTCATTGGAAAGCAAGGGAAAGTTGCGAAAGCGATTAGAATGCTCTTGTATTCAGTGGGACATCATAATGATGAGAACGTCACACTGGAAATTCAATAA